A window of Tautonia plasticadhaerens contains these coding sequences:
- a CDS encoding DUF7670 domain-containing protein gives MSGEGGRSVRLAGAARWAGRILGLLSLGVIGMFVAAEPPWPWRLSMLEGALLACFPVGMAAGLVLAWWREGLGGLVAVLGVLGFYLVHRVGAGEWPRGPWFLIFASPSAFSLASWALRRRGEGGVRRSPRSAPGPTGVGWPG, from the coding sequence ATGAGTGGCGAGGGCGGGAGGTCGGTCCGGTTGGCCGGGGCGGCGAGGTGGGCGGGGCGGATCCTGGGCCTGCTGTCGCTGGGGGTGATCGGGATGTTCGTGGCGGCGGAGCCCCCCTGGCCCTGGCGCCTGTCGATGCTCGAAGGGGCCCTGTTGGCCTGCTTCCCGGTCGGGATGGCCGCGGGCCTGGTGCTGGCCTGGTGGCGGGAAGGGCTCGGGGGGCTGGTGGCGGTGCTGGGGGTGCTGGGATTCTACCTCGTCCACCGGGTCGGGGCGGGGGAGTGGCCTCGGGGGCCCTGGTTCCTGATCTTCGCCAGCCCGTCGGCGTTCTCCCTGGCGTCCTGGGCGCTGAGGAGGCGTGGGGAGGGAGGGGTCAGGCGGTCGCCCCGGTCGGCTCCGGGTCCGACTGGAGTCGGCTGGCCCGGGTGA
- a CDS encoding efflux RND transporter periplasmic adaptor subunit, whose product MPGQPTPPVPPGLPLVLLSGLLLSGLTGCSETEGIAATPRPAPPPLRVRVVRVAEQDWDRVVATQGNLVADETTVVGTKVAGRIDRVHVDLGDFVEAGTVLASLDRRELQEQVRQAEAELVQARAAIGLDPDDALDEVEPETCPIVLEQKALWDQARADRDRSAALRNRQVATDTEYETALTAEQVAKARHASAINSVREMIAMARVRAAQLELARQALADAEIRAPFDGRVQDRRVAPGMYVQVGDPVITLIRDDPLRYRGTVPEAFASSLAIGQVVRLRVQQGPALPDVEISRISPAIDPFSRSLLFEARVPNTDHAIQAGQFSQGEVMLDESRRTIALPGSAVVEFAGTRKVWKVVDGQAVEQPIELGLRRGDLVEILGGLDPGDLVLVDGSEGRTAEVEIRDEVIASLPGAGAGGPPSP is encoded by the coding sequence ATGCCCGGCCAACCGACGCCCCCCGTCCCCCCCGGCCTCCCCCTGGTGCTGCTCTCCGGACTGCTGCTCTCGGGGCTGACCGGATGCTCGGAAACCGAGGGGATCGCGGCCACCCCCCGGCCGGCCCCCCCGCCCCTGCGCGTCCGAGTGGTCCGGGTCGCCGAGCAGGACTGGGACCGGGTGGTGGCGACCCAGGGCAACCTCGTCGCGGACGAGACGACGGTCGTCGGGACGAAGGTCGCCGGCCGGATCGACCGGGTCCACGTCGACCTCGGCGACTTCGTCGAGGCGGGCACGGTGCTGGCCTCCCTCGACCGCCGGGAGCTCCAGGAGCAGGTCCGCCAGGCCGAGGCCGAGCTGGTCCAGGCCCGGGCCGCCATCGGCCTGGACCCCGACGACGCGCTGGACGAGGTCGAGCCCGAGACCTGCCCGATCGTCCTGGAGCAGAAGGCCCTCTGGGACCAGGCCCGGGCCGATCGCGACCGGTCCGCCGCCCTGCGGAATCGCCAGGTCGCCACCGACACCGAGTACGAGACGGCCCTCACGGCCGAGCAGGTCGCCAAGGCCCGGCACGCCTCGGCCATCAACTCCGTGCGGGAGATGATCGCCATGGCCCGGGTCCGGGCCGCCCAGCTCGAGCTGGCCCGGCAAGCCCTGGCGGACGCCGAGATCCGGGCCCCCTTCGACGGCCGGGTCCAGGACCGCCGCGTCGCCCCCGGCATGTACGTCCAGGTCGGCGACCCGGTCATCACCCTGATCCGGGACGACCCGCTCCGCTACCGGGGGACGGTCCCGGAGGCCTTCGCGTCGAGCCTGGCGATCGGCCAGGTGGTCCGGCTCCGCGTCCAGCAGGGGCCGGCGCTGCCCGACGTCGAGATCAGCCGGATCAGCCCCGCGATCGACCCCTTCAGCCGCTCCCTGCTGTTCGAGGCCCGCGTGCCGAACACCGACCACGCCATCCAGGCCGGCCAGTTCTCCCAGGGGGAGGTGATGCTCGACGAGTCCCGCCGGACGATCGCCCTGCCGGGCTCGGCGGTCGTGGAGTTCGCCGGGACCCGGAAGGTCTGGAAGGTGGTCGACGGCCAGGCCGTCGAGCAGCCGATCGAGCTGGGCCTGCGGCGGGGCGACCTCGTCGAGATCCTCGGCGGGCTGGACCCCGGCGACCTCGTGCTGGTCGACGGCTCGGAGGGCCGCACCGCCGAGGTCGAGATCCGGGACGAGGTGATCGCCTCGCTCCCCGGCGCCGGGGCCGGCGGCCCGCCCTCCCCCTGA